A stretch of the Vicingus serpentipes genome encodes the following:
- a CDS encoding SprB repeat-containing protein has translation WNDAASQTTPQATNLVASGYSVTVTDTNGCVISAPTNITEPSVLAITSGGINPSCTDSADGSVWVNAQGGVMPYSYEWNSNPALNNDTIYNLPALAGGYSILVTDANNCTEITNVDLVDPALFTINVSGIDVSCFGGNNGSATVSENNGIFPYTYLWSD, from the coding sequence TATGGAATGATGCAGCATCACAAACAACACCACAGGCAACAAATTTAGTTGCTTCAGGTTACTCAGTTACTGTAACCGATACCAATGGATGTGTGATTTCTGCACCGACCAACATTACAGAGCCTTCAGTTTTAGCAATCACTTCGGGAGGAATAAATCCATCGTGTACAGATTCGGCAGATGGATCAGTATGGGTTAATGCACAGGGAGGGGTGATGCCTTATTCATATGAATGGAATTCAAATCCGGCATTAAATAATGATACGATATATAATTTACCAGCATTAGCTGGCGGATATTCTATTCTTGTTACAGATGCAAATAATTGTACAGAGATTACTAACGTTGATTTAGTTGATCCTGCATTATTTACAATCAATGTATCAGGAATTGACGTGTCTTGTTTTGGTGGAAATAATGGGTCAGCAACTGTTTCAGAGAATAATGGTATTTTCCCTTATACTTATTTATGGAGTGATT